Sequence from the Deltaproteobacteria bacterium genome:
TTCCCGGCGAAGACCAATACGATCAGACCGGCTGCGGCGAACCTCGCCGTGCGGCCGCGCACAAGCGGGACCAGCGCGATCGCGTACCACGCGACGATTTCGATCGTCGTCGGCGCGCAGAGGCGCACGTAGGCACCGGGAAGCGATGCGAACGCGCGGATCATGTGCGAGCCGACGTTGATGGCGTACCCCGTGGCGACCAGGACCACGTGGGCGATCGAGGCGTGAATCGCGAGCGCGGCGACCGATGCGAATGCGAGCGGCATGATGACCAGCGTGAACAGGGGGACGACGAGCAGGTTGGCGAGGAGTCCGTAAAGAGGAAACCCGTTGAAGTGGTACGCGGTGATCGGCGCCGTCGCCCATAGCGCCGCGGCAGACGAAATGACGCCGAGAGCAAGGGCGTCCGCGAGCCGACGCGACCGCGTCGGGAATCGACGATCGAGCACTCCGCCACGCTCTCGCCAGCGAGCGTAAGCGGGCGGAATCACGGTCACCAGGGCCATCACGGCGACGAACGATAGCTGAAAGCCGACGTTGAAAAGCGCGTCGGGCTTCCACAGCAGTATCAGAATCGCGGCGAGTGCGATGGCCGTCAGCAGATCGCGTACGCGATCCGTCAGCAACGCGAGCGGGAACATCACGGCCATGATGGCCGCGCGCGTGACGGAGTGCGAAAGTCCCGCGAGCATGGCGTACGCGACGACGGGGACGATGCTCGAGGCCGCCGCGACTTTGACCGCGTGGACGTGCAGCGGAAGGCGCGGCACACGGCGCAGCAGCCAGAACACGAACACGAATGTCATGCCGGCCACCGCCGTCATGTTCATGCCCGAAACGGCCAGGATGTGAGCGACGCCCGCGTCGCGGTAGGCATCGCGTACCGGCCTCGGAATCGGCCCCGACTCGCCGAGGAGCAGGGCCGCCACCAGTTCGCGGTGCGGCGTTTCAAGGTTCGCATCGAGCTGCGCGTACACGCGACGCCGGACGCGCTCGACCGCATCACGCGCGGGATTGCCGAGTCCGCGCGCGACGACGCGCATCGCCGCGAACGATCGCACGTGGCCGGTCGCGCCGACGCCGTCTTCGCGATAGATCCGGTCGGTGCGCATCGCGCCGGGGTTTCCCGGCGAACGCACCCGGCGCAGGGGCGACTCGAAGCGGACGCGGTCGCCGTAACGCACGTCGCCGCCCGCTTCACGGGCGTACACCATGACGCGACCGTTCACCGGGACGTAAGCGCCCGCCGGAAGGTGAATGCGTTCCAGACAAACGATCGCGCGCGCACCAAGCTCTCGGCGCTCGGGCGAGTCGCACACGATCCCTTCGAGGTCGCGCCGGTCGCGCCCCACGTAATTTGTGACGTCGCCCGTGGCCGAAGCCGAGAACTCGAGTCGGCTCTCGGTTGCGGCGCCCACGCCGAACGCGACGCACGCGGCCAGCGCCACACGCAGCGACGACCGGTCGACTCCCGCAACCAACATCAGGAAGAGGATTTGCGCGCAGAACAACCCGGCGGCGGCACGCAAGGTGAAGACGTCGAGCGCGGACCCGGTTGCGATGCCCATGGCCAACGCGATCGCCGGTGCGACGAGCGGCCGGCCGCGAAGCTCCTTCATCCGTCGATCCCCGACGCGGGTTCATCGGGCGGCACGGAAAACGCGGCGACAATGCGCGCCGCGAGGTCGGAACCGATGCCCGGTACGGCGGCGATTTCGTCCGCACTCGCCGCGCGAAGTTTTTTTACCGAGCCGAAATGCGCGATCAGCGTCTTCTTGCGCGACTTGCCCACGCCGTCGATGGCGTCGAGCGCGCTTTTCACCTGGCTCTTGCCGCGCAACTTGCGGTGGTACTCGATGGCAAAGCGGTGGGCTTCGTCGCGAACGCGTTGGATGAAAAAGAGCGAGGTCGATCCCCTTCGGAACGTCACGGGGTTCTTTCGCCCGGGAAGATAGACCTTGTCCTCGGGGCCGGGGTCGTTCGGGTCCTGCTCGCGAATCTTCGTGATCGCCGCGATCGGCAGGTGCGTCACGCCGCGATCGCGCAGCACGGTCTCGGCCACGGCCAGATGACCCCGCCCGCCGTCCACGAAGAGCAGGTCGGGCCAATCGCTTTCCTTTTGCGCTCGCTCGATTCGCCGTTCCAACGCCTCGCGCATCATCGCGTAGTCGTCGGGCGTATCCTTGGTTCGAATCCGATAACGCCGGTACCGATTCTTGTCGGGTTTGCCGTCGACGAAGGTCACCTGCGACGCGACGGCGTTTTGGCCCTGCACGTTGCTGATGTCGAAACACTCGACGACGATCGGCGCGCGCGGCAGGTCGAGACTCCTCGCCACCCCCTCCAGAATCTCGCGCGCGTCGGCCAGGCGGTTTCGCCGGATCTCGAACTGCTGCTTCGCATTCTCGGCGGCGAGTTCCACCCAGCGCACCCGGTCGCCGCGTTGGGGAACGCGCAACGTCACCTTCTGCCCGCGAAGATCGGTGAGCCACTCCTCGACCGCTTCGTGCATTTCCCCCAGACGACCGGCCACGATCACCTCGGGCGGCACAAGGCTGTCCGCCGCGTAGTAGCCCTGCACGACCTGGCCGATCACCACGTCGTCGTCTTCCTCCTGATTCGTGAAGACGAACGCGCGCTGGCCGATCGTCTTTCCGCCGCGCGTGAAGCTGGCGAGCACGACGCCGCTCGCGCCCTCGCGGTAGAGCCCGAAGACGTCGCGGTCCGCCAGATCCGTGGTCTCCGCCTGCTGCTTCGCCAGCGTTTTCGTGATGGCTGCGACCAGGTCGCGCGCCCGCGCCGCCTGCTCGAAACGCAGGTCCTCGGCGGCGGATTCCATCTCGCGCTCCAGTTCATGCACCAGATCCCAGCCTTTGCCGTCGAAGAACAGACGCACCTGATGGACGATGCGCGCGTACGCTTCGGCCGTGACCATGGCGCAGCACGGTCCGGCGCTGCGCCCGATCTGATAATTCAGGCACGGCCTCGTGCGCGAGGCGAATTGTCGGTCGGAGCACTCGCGCAACGGGAAGTGGCGGTTGAGAAAGCCGAAGGTCGCCCGCGCC
This genomic interval carries:
- a CDS encoding DNA internalization-related competence protein ComEC/Rec2, whose product is MKELRGRPLVAPAIALAMGIATGSALDVFTLRAAAGLFCAQILFLMLVAGVDRSSLRVALAACVAFGVGAATESRLEFSASATGDVTNYVGRDRRDLEGIVCDSPERRELGARAIVCLERIHLPAGAYVPVNGRVMVYAREAGGDVRYGDRVRFESPLRRVRSPGNPGAMRTDRIYREDGVGATGHVRSFAAMRVVARGLGNPARDAVERVRRRVYAQLDANLETPHRELVAALLLGESGPIPRPVRDAYRDAGVAHILAVSGMNMTAVAGMTFVFVFWLLRRVPRLPLHVHAVKVAAASSIVPVVAYAMLAGLSHSVTRAAIMAVMFPLALLTDRVRDLLTAIALAAILILLWKPDALFNVGFQLSFVAVMALVTVIPPAYARWRERGGVLDRRFPTRSRRLADALALGVISSAAALWATAPITAYHFNGFPLYGLLANLLVVPLFTLVIMPLAFASVAALAIHASIAHVVLVATGYAINVGSHMIRAFASLPGAYVRLCAPTTIEIVAWYAIALVPLVRGRTARFAAAGLIVLVFAGNGVLMRLVDRADGDLRIRVVDVGQGLAQLVEFPGGEKILIDGGGQGGPTFDVGERVLAPYLWNRRIRRLDLVVATHVDADHYGGLEFVLRHFDVRELWIGETDLEPLPEGWKRMVVAATDRHIPIRRVSAASSPLVLGDSAVEVLWPPGGGGPTRADDNDRSLVIRVTHGANALLLPADLTAPMEELLLAAGRDVRSDVLVVSHHGAANGSGEALLAAARPTHAIVSAGYANRHGHPSPEALRRLTDVGATIWRTDRDGLVTCRGDGVSVRCDGTRPAR
- the uvrC gene encoding excinuclease ABC subunit UvrC, which translates into the protein MLTPALEEKLDLVPTLPGVYLWKDADGVVIYVGKAKVLRHRVRSYHQQADNKDFKTRIMVSRAVDLDWIVTDSEKAALILENTLIKKYRPRFNILLRDDKNFLSIKLTVREPWPRLYLVRRIVRDGSVYFGPFSDAGAARATFGFLNRHFPLRECSDRQFASRTRPCLNYQIGRSAGPCCAMVTAEAYARIVHQVRLFFDGKGWDLVHELEREMESAAEDLRFEQAARARDLVAAITKTLAKQQAETTDLADRDVFGLYREGASGVVLASFTRGGKTIGQRAFVFTNQEEDDDVVIGQVVQGYYAADSLVPPEVIVAGRLGEMHEAVEEWLTDLRGQKVTLRVPQRGDRVRWVELAAENAKQQFEIRRNRLADAREILEGVARSLDLPRAPIVVECFDISNVQGQNAVASQVTFVDGKPDKNRYRRYRIRTKDTPDDYAMMREALERRIERAQKESDWPDLLFVDGGRGHLAVAETVLRDRGVTHLPIAAITKIREQDPNDPGPEDKVYLPGRKNPVTFRRGSTSLFFIQRVRDEAHRFAIEYHRKLRGKSQVKSALDAIDGVGKSRKKTLIAHFGSVKKLRAASADEIAAVPGIGSDLAARIVAAFSVPPDEPASGIDG